A DNA window from Eptesicus fuscus isolate TK198812 chromosome 8, DD_ASM_mEF_20220401, whole genome shotgun sequence contains the following coding sequences:
- the LOC114233228 gene encoding cytochrome P450 4V2-like isoform X2 produces MTVWLVHIGQKLLLWGVLSAISLAGATLILSFLQMMASYAHNWLQMRPIPTIPYAYPFVGHILILERRGKEFFQQLIHYTEENRHKPMIKLWLGTVPVIAMYKAETIEVILTSSKQIDKSYLYTFLQPWLGLGLLTSTGNKWRSRRKLLTPTFHFTILEEFLDVMNEQANILVNKLEKHVDGEKFNCFFYITLCALDIICETAMGKNIDAQTNDDSEYVRAVYRMSDLLHQRMKTIWFWHDVFYLLFKEGRDHKRNLKIVHNFTNNVINERANEIKREEERKSDDKGTTLSNRKRKAFLDLLLNVMDDEGNKLSHEAIREEVDTFMFEGHDTTAAGINWALYLLGCYPEVQKKVDNELDEVFVLVLKFL; encoded by the exons ATGACCGTCTGGCTGGTGCACATCGGGCAGAAGCTGCTGCTCTGGGGCGTGCTCAGCGCCATCTCCCTGGCGGGCGCCACCCTCATCCTGAGCTTCCTGCAGATGATGGCGAGCTATGCGCATAACTGGCTGCAAATGAGGCCCATCCCCACCATTCCCTACGCCTACCCCTTTGTGGGACACATACTGATCCTGGAGCGACGAGGGAAAG agTTTTTCCAGCAGCTGATTCATTACACTGAAGAAAACAGACATAAGCCAATGATAAAACTCTGGCTTGGCACAGTACCAGTAATAGCCATGTATAAGGCTGAAACTATAGAG GTAATTTTAACTAGCTCAAAGCAAATTGACAAGTCTTATCTGTACACCTTCCTACAACCATGGCTTGGCCTAGGACTTCTTACAAG TACTGGAAACAAATGGCGCTCTAGGAGAAAACTGTTAACACCCACTTTCCATTTTACCATTCTGGAAGAGTTCTTAGATGTCATGAATGAACAAGCCAACATATTGGTTAATAAGCTTGAAAAACATGTTGACGGAGAAAAATTTAACTGCTTTTTTTACATCACTCTTTGTGCCTTAGATATCATCTGTG AAACAGCTATGGGCAAGAATATTGATGCTCAGACTAATGATGATTCTGAGTATGTCCGTGCAGTTTATAG GATGAGTGATTTGCTACATCAAAGAATGAAGACGATTTGGTTCTGGCATGACGTTTTCTACCTTTTGTTTAAAGAAGGAAGGGACCACAAAAGGAACCTAAAGATCGTACATAATTTTACCAACAAT GTCATCAATGAACGGGccaatgaaataaagagagaagaagaacgTAAAAGTGATGACAAGGGCACGACCCTCTCCAACAGAAAACGCAAGGCTTTTCTCGACCTGCTTTTAAATGTGATGGATGATGAAGGGAACAAGCTAAGCCATGAGGCTATTCGAGAAGAAGTGGACACTTTCATGTTTGAG GGCCATGACACAACTGCAGCTGGAATAAACTGGGCCTTGTACCTATTGGGGTGCTACCCAGAAGTCCAGAAAAAAGTGGACAATGAACTGGACGAAGTGTTTG TATTAGTTCTAAAATTTCTTTGA
- the LOC114233228 gene encoding cytochrome P450 4V2-like isoform X1 yields MTVWLVHIGQKLLLWGVLSAISLAGATLILSFLQMMASYAHNWLQMRPIPTIPYAYPFVGHILILERRGKEFFQQLIHYTEENRHKPMIKLWLGTVPVIAMYKAETIEVILTSSKQIDKSYLYTFLQPWLGLGLLTSTGNKWRSRRKLLTPTFHFTILEEFLDVMNEQANILVNKLEKHVDGEKFNCFFYITLCALDIICETAMGKNIDAQTNDDSEYVRAVYRMSDLLHQRMKTIWFWHDVFYLLFKEGRDHKRNLKIVHNFTNNVINERANEIKREEERKSDDKGTTLSNRKRKAFLDLLLNVMDDEGNKLSHEAIREEVDTFMFEGHDTTAAGINWALYLLGCYPEVQKKVDNELDEVFGNSDRHVTLEDLKKLKYLECVIKETLRIFPSVPIIARELNEDCDVVGYNITKGSQLLIIPYALHRDPKYFPDPEEFKPERFFPENSIGRHPYAYVPFSAGPRNCIGQRFAMMEEKVILSCILRHFWVESTQKREELGLAGELILRPTNGIWIKLKRRNADAS; encoded by the exons ATGACCGTCTGGCTGGTGCACATCGGGCAGAAGCTGCTGCTCTGGGGCGTGCTCAGCGCCATCTCCCTGGCGGGCGCCACCCTCATCCTGAGCTTCCTGCAGATGATGGCGAGCTATGCGCATAACTGGCTGCAAATGAGGCCCATCCCCACCATTCCCTACGCCTACCCCTTTGTGGGACACATACTGATCCTGGAGCGACGAGGGAAAG agTTTTTCCAGCAGCTGATTCATTACACTGAAGAAAACAGACATAAGCCAATGATAAAACTCTGGCTTGGCACAGTACCAGTAATAGCCATGTATAAGGCTGAAACTATAGAG GTAATTTTAACTAGCTCAAAGCAAATTGACAAGTCTTATCTGTACACCTTCCTACAACCATGGCTTGGCCTAGGACTTCTTACAAG TACTGGAAACAAATGGCGCTCTAGGAGAAAACTGTTAACACCCACTTTCCATTTTACCATTCTGGAAGAGTTCTTAGATGTCATGAATGAACAAGCCAACATATTGGTTAATAAGCTTGAAAAACATGTTGACGGAGAAAAATTTAACTGCTTTTTTTACATCACTCTTTGTGCCTTAGATATCATCTGTG AAACAGCTATGGGCAAGAATATTGATGCTCAGACTAATGATGATTCTGAGTATGTCCGTGCAGTTTATAG GATGAGTGATTTGCTACATCAAAGAATGAAGACGATTTGGTTCTGGCATGACGTTTTCTACCTTTTGTTTAAAGAAGGAAGGGACCACAAAAGGAACCTAAAGATCGTACATAATTTTACCAACAAT GTCATCAATGAACGGGccaatgaaataaagagagaagaagaacgTAAAAGTGATGACAAGGGCACGACCCTCTCCAACAGAAAACGCAAGGCTTTTCTCGACCTGCTTTTAAATGTGATGGATGATGAAGGGAACAAGCTAAGCCATGAGGCTATTCGAGAAGAAGTGGACACTTTCATGTTTGAG GGCCATGACACAACTGCAGCTGGAATAAACTGGGCCTTGTACCTATTGGGGTGCTACCCAGAAGTCCAGAAAAAAGTGGACAATGAACTGGACGAAGTGTTTG GGAATTCTGATCGCCATGTGACCTTAGAAGACCTGAAGAAACTTAAATATCTGGAGTGTGTAATTAAGGAGACCCTTCGTATTTTTCCTTCTGTGCCAATAATTGCCCGTGAACTTAATGAAGATTGTGATGTTG TGGGTTACAACATCACGAAAGGCTCTCAACTACTCATCATTCCCTACGCACTGCATAGAGACCCGAAGTACTTCCCTGACCCTGAGGAATTCAAGCCAGAGCGGTTCTTTCCCGAGAATTCGATTGGACGCCATCCATACGCTTATGTGCCCTTCTCTGCTGGACCCAGAAACTGCATAG GTCAAAGGTTTGCCATGATGGAAGAAAAGGTCATTCTTTCATGCATCCTGAGGCATTTTTGGGTCGAATCCACCCAGAAAAGAGAAGAACTTGGTCTGGCAGGAGAGCTGATTCTTCGTCCAACTAATGGCATCTGGATCAAGTTGAAGAGGAGAAATGCAGATGCATCCTAA